In the Hyphomonadaceae bacterium BL14 genome, one interval contains:
- a CDS encoding TonB-dependent receptor produces the protein MTRLARMLGAASALALATAAAANAGEITGRVTEATGTIGLQGAIIRIVETGQTATTQQDGTYRFANVRPGDYTVVVSYLGAEDMTRGVVLSTETETVETSFRIGADLSVTDNVLVIGQRGQLTSAINRQRSSNSVLTVLSSDAIGAIPDENVAEAARRAPGVNVLNDQGEGRFVSIRGLDPNFVTSSFNGVRLPSPEAGDRQVPLDVIDSEILSSIAISKTLTPEMNGDTVGGNIDIETLSGLSRNDRLVRLNAAGIYTDLVDETGYRGSLTFADQFADGRFGIAASLAHQNRPFGSDNFETGAEWETNPAFYPLEVELRDYLVERERTTFALNLDFAPDDNTRIYLRSLFSDFSDQEYRTTAVIPFEDGVLDPSSAGNTAIIRAEPGDEIEIERELKDRLEIQRIYSVAVGGERTAGLWTFDAQAAYSQAEEIEDNALYSVFVQELDAGAFTIDSRNGELPRISLDGDASAAWNDASGYEFDGFELVDGASRDEEWSFDFNAERETYLFGGPGSIKFGGAIRLRDKGFEADVTFFEDFAGGDLFLSQFVGEVDYSLAPFGPAVDGPAIRTFFNNNRSQFDINDIDTAIDSNVETYSAQEDVFAGYLMHTLDVDALRIVYGVRVERTDFTSTGNQVDIIEGGETVNGVFYADDTVLVSQITADNRYTDWLPSVNLRYAFNDRLIGRAAYFASIVRPNPEQATARVEIERSGGDVEGEAGNPDLVRAQADNFDLAFEYYPNNDSVLSANLFYKRIENFIGETTFDNTVVNGVTFDEVSTFINLDDAEILGIEFNYQQALTMLPGPLSDLIVSANYTWVDSEVTLPDGRTITVPGQAQNVASLVLGYENGPLDLRAAATYRDRFLDGINEGGDGIDRFAQDHLGLDISVKYRFTEQLRAFLEFKNLRDEPFVAVVNQGGRNLSSQYEEYGWTALFGFQFTY, from the coding sequence ATGACACGACTTGCACGCATGCTTGGGGCCGCGTCCGCGCTGGCGCTCGCGACCGCCGCAGCGGCCAATGCCGGTGAGATCACCGGGCGGGTGACCGAAGCCACGGGTACGATCGGCCTTCAAGGCGCGATTATCCGGATCGTCGAGACCGGCCAGACAGCGACGACGCAACAGGACGGCACGTACCGCTTCGCCAATGTGCGGCCGGGCGACTACACGGTTGTGGTGAGCTATCTGGGCGCGGAGGACATGACGCGCGGCGTGGTGCTCTCGACAGAAACCGAGACGGTTGAAACCAGCTTCCGCATCGGCGCGGACCTGTCAGTCACCGACAACGTGCTGGTGATCGGCCAGCGCGGCCAGCTCACCAGCGCGATCAATCGCCAGCGCTCGTCGAACTCGGTGCTCACGGTGCTGTCGTCTGACGCCATTGGCGCCATCCCGGACGAGAACGTCGCCGAGGCCGCGCGCCGCGCGCCGGGCGTCAACGTGCTCAACGACCAGGGCGAAGGCCGCTTTGTGTCTATCCGGGGCCTGGATCCGAACTTCGTGACGTCGAGCTTCAACGGCGTGCGCCTGCCCTCGCCGGAGGCGGGCGACCGCCAGGTGCCGCTGGACGTGATCGATTCCGAAATCCTGTCATCCATCGCCATCTCCAAGACGCTGACCCCGGAAATGAACGGCGACACCGTCGGCGGCAATATCGATATTGAAACGCTCTCGGGCCTGAGCCGGAATGACCGTCTCGTGCGCCTGAACGCGGCGGGCATCTACACTGATCTGGTGGACGAGACCGGGTATCGCGGCTCGCTGACCTTCGCCGACCAGTTCGCCGATGGCCGATTCGGGATCGCGGCGTCGCTGGCGCACCAGAACCGCCCCTTCGGATCGGACAATTTCGAGACCGGCGCGGAATGGGAGACCAACCCGGCCTTCTATCCGCTGGAAGTGGAGCTGCGCGACTATCTGGTCGAGCGCGAGCGCACGACCTTCGCGCTCAATCTCGATTTTGCGCCGGATGACAACACCCGCATCTACCTGCGCTCGCTGTTCTCCGACTTCTCCGACCAGGAATACCGCACCACCGCGGTGATCCCGTTCGAGGACGGCGTGCTGGATCCGTCCAGCGCGGGCAATACCGCGATCATCCGCGCCGAGCCGGGCGACGAGATCGAGATCGAACGCGAGCTGAAGGACCGTCTGGAAATCCAGCGCATCTACTCGGTGGCGGTGGGCGGCGAGCGCACCGCCGGCCTGTGGACCTTTGACGCCCAGGCCGCGTACTCGCAGGCGGAAGAGATTGAGGACAATGCGCTGTACAGCGTGTTCGTCCAGGAGCTCGACGCCGGCGCCTTCACCATCGACTCGCGCAATGGCGAGCTGCCGCGCATCTCCCTCGACGGCGACGCGTCGGCGGCCTGGAATGACGCCTCGGGTTATGAGTTCGACGGGTTCGAACTGGTCGACGGCGCGAGCCGTGACGAGGAGTGGTCATTCGACTTCAACGCCGAACGCGAAACCTATCTGTTCGGCGGCCCCGGCTCGATCAAGTTCGGCGGCGCGATCCGCCTGCGCGACAAGGGCTTTGAGGCCGATGTGACCTTCTTTGAGGACTTCGCGGGCGGCGATCTGTTCCTGTCCCAGTTCGTCGGAGAGGTGGACTATTCGCTGGCGCCGTTCGGTCCGGCGGTGGATGGCCCGGCGATCCGCACCTTCTTCAACAACAACCGCAGCCAGTTCGACATCAACGACATCGACACGGCCATCGACAGCAATGTCGAGACCTACTCGGCGCAGGAAGACGTGTTCGCCGGCTATCTGATGCACACGCTGGATGTGGATGCGCTGCGCATTGTCTACGGCGTGCGGGTCGAGCGCACGGACTTCACCTCCACCGGCAACCAGGTCGACATCATCGAGGGCGGCGAGACGGTCAATGGCGTGTTCTACGCCGATGATACGGTGCTGGTGTCCCAGATCACCGCCGACAATCGCTACACCGACTGGCTGCCCAGCGTGAACCTGCGCTACGCGTTCAATGACCGGCTGATCGGCCGCGCAGCCTATTTCGCCTCCATCGTCCGTCCGAACCCGGAGCAGGCCACGGCGCGCGTGGAGATCGAGCGTTCCGGCGGCGATGTCGAGGGCGAGGCGGGCAATCCCGATCTGGTGCGCGCCCAGGCGGACAATTTCGATCTGGCGTTCGAATACTATCCCAACAACGACTCGGTGCTGTCGGCCAACCTGTTCTACAAGCGCATCGAGAACTTCATCGGCGAGACCACGTTCGACAACACCGTCGTCAACGGCGTGACCTTTGATGAAGTATCGACCTTCATCAATCTCGATGACGCCGAAATCCTCGGGATCGAGTTCAACTACCAGCAGGCCCTGACCATGCTGCCGGGACCGCTCTCGGACCTGATCGTCTCGGCCAACTACACCTGGGTGGACTCCGAAGTGACCCTTCCCGATGGCCGCACGATCACCGTGCCGGGACAGGCGCAGAACGTGGCCAGCCTGGTGCTGGGCTATGAAAACGGACCGCTGGACCTGCGCGCCGCGGCCACCTATCGCGACCGCTTCCTGGACGGGATCAATGAGGGCGGGGACGGCATCGACCGCTTCGCCCAGGACCATCTCGGCCTGGACATCTCGGTCAAGTACCGCTTCACCGAGCAGCTGCGCGCCTTCCTGGAATTCAAGAACCTGCGTGACGAGCCCTTCGTCGCCGTGGTCAATCAGGGCGGACGCAATCTGAGCTCCCAGTACGAGGAATACGGCTGGACCGCCCTGTTCGGGTTCCAGTTCACTTACTAA
- a CDS encoding metallophosphoesterase has protein sequence MIRTLSMPWIRAVCALAAAGFLAACSPDAAPPADAPDAPPATQDAASNGDMPAGDPAPAETAPAMDDAPASAEAPVADPAGPSGATVAEDEIAVRFAVLGDAEPKPCALFPGVEAAVLDVNALAQAGRIDFVLGVGDLAHKGTEIQYENVTPALQSLTSPFYPIMGNEEHGDTVERFLEFAGQWNPEVTEASYTLERGPVTFVMASPDFSRQFNDESIDWILEQVRAAAPRPVFLVVHGAQVGVYAENADKGVENPRFLEIVAEPNLAAVISGDLHMDMDRVRHSLEIEGVHYFHIPGLERTKIPDETNHTPMFRVFTVTNDGEVWVDTYQTGVAEPLARHAYRFSLNGETR, from the coding sequence ATGATTCGCACACTCTCCATGCCCTGGATTCGCGCCGTCTGCGCGCTGGCCGCAGCCGGGTTCCTGGCCGCCTGCTCGCCGGACGCCGCGCCGCCGGCGGACGCTCCGGACGCGCCCCCCGCCACTCAGGATGCAGCTTCGAACGGCGACATGCCGGCTGGCGATCCGGCCCCTGCCGAAACGGCGCCGGCCATGGACGACGCGCCTGCCAGCGCAGAGGCCCCTGTGGCAGATCCTGCCGGCCCGAGCGGCGCCACGGTCGCTGAGGATGAGATCGCAGTGCGCTTTGCGGTTCTGGGCGACGCCGAGCCCAAGCCGTGCGCGCTGTTCCCCGGCGTGGAAGCGGCGGTGCTGGACGTGAACGCGCTGGCGCAAGCGGGCCGGATCGATTTCGTGCTCGGCGTCGGTGATCTCGCCCACAAGGGCACGGAGATCCAGTACGAGAACGTCACGCCCGCCCTGCAATCACTGACCTCGCCCTTCTATCCGATCATGGGCAATGAGGAGCATGGGGACACGGTCGAACGCTTCCTGGAGTTCGCCGGCCAGTGGAACCCTGAAGTGACCGAGGCCAGCTACACGCTGGAGCGCGGGCCGGTGACCTTCGTGATGGCCTCGCCCGATTTCAGCCGCCAGTTCAACGACGAGAGCATTGACTGGATCCTGGAACAGGTGCGCGCCGCCGCGCCCCGCCCGGTCTTCCTGGTGGTGCATGGCGCGCAGGTGGGCGTGTATGCCGAGAACGCCGACAAGGGCGTGGAGAATCCGCGCTTCCTCGAGATCGTCGCCGAGCCCAATCTGGCCGCGGTGATTTCCGGCGATCTGCACATGGACATGGACCGGGTGCGGCACTCGCTGGAGATCGAGGGCGTGCACTATTTCCACATCCCCGGGCTGGAGCGCACCAAAATCCCAGACGAGACCAATCACACGCCGATGTTCCGCGTGTTCACCGTCACGAATGACGGCGAGGTTTGGGTGGACACCTACCAGACGGGCGTCGCCGAGCCGCTGGCGCGTCACGCCTACCGCTTCTCCCTGAACGGCGAGACGCGCTAG
- a CDS encoding glycerophosphodiester phosphodiesterase family protein has product MKTILQASAAFSCLWLAACSAPEGAPGMAPAPPATAQPARAALPEPLIPAVTPDGQIIPDVLRCLHSQGAALISAHRGGWGPGYPENAIETAAYTLSRGPMILEIDVRRTADGVIIALHDDTLERTTNGAGAVSEMDFADLADVRLVDQDGAVTDFAIPALEEVLDWARGRAFVQLDVKSSVPVEEVAAAVVEADAIGYAAVIVYSAEEAIRAAGVDPRVAISVEVQDQDRLDTLMAAGVAPERLMAWTGVHRAPVPDIWDMLHAADIPVAFGALWYIDADVRESGDVSIYRDIADGGVVVIATDIHWTAYEALSERQDTLAAFRACTAG; this is encoded by the coding sequence ATGAAGACGATCCTACAGGCGTCCGCCGCCTTCTCCTGCCTCTGGCTCGCGGCCTGCTCGGCGCCCGAAGGCGCGCCGGGCATGGCGCCCGCCCCGCCCGCGACGGCGCAGCCCGCCCGTGCGGCCTTGCCTGAACCGCTCATCCCGGCTGTGACGCCGGACGGTCAGATCATCCCGGACGTGCTGCGCTGCCTGCATAGTCAGGGCGCGGCGCTGATCAGCGCCCATCGCGGCGGCTGGGGTCCAGGCTATCCGGAGAACGCGATCGAAACCGCGGCCTACACCCTGTCGCGCGGACCGATGATTCTGGAGATCGATGTCAGGCGCACAGCGGACGGGGTGATCATCGCCCTGCATGATGACACGCTGGAGCGCACCACGAACGGCGCCGGCGCGGTCAGCGAGATGGATTTCGCTGATCTGGCCGATGTGCGCCTGGTCGACCAGGACGGGGCAGTGACGGACTTCGCCATTCCTGCCCTGGAGGAAGTGCTGGACTGGGCGCGCGGACGGGCTTTCGTCCAGCTGGATGTGAAGTCCAGCGTGCCTGTCGAAGAGGTGGCCGCCGCCGTGGTGGAGGCTGACGCCATCGGCTACGCCGCCGTGATTGTTTATTCCGCCGAAGAGGCTATCCGCGCCGCAGGCGTGGACCCGCGCGTGGCGATTTCGGTGGAGGTCCAGGATCAGGACCGTCTCGATACGCTGATGGCTGCCGGAGTGGCGCCGGAGCGTCTGATGGCCTGGACCGGGGTGCACCGTGCACCCGTGCCTGACATCTGGGACATGCTGCATGCGGCGGACATCCCGGTCGCGTTCGGCGCGCTCTGGTATATCGATGCTGATGTGCGCGAGAGCGGGGATGTCTCCATCTATCGCGACATCGCCGATGGCGGCGTGGTGGTCATTGCCACCGACATCCACTGGACCGCCTATGAGGCGCTCAGTGAACGCCAGGACACGCTGGCCGCGTTCCGGGCCTGTACGGCGGGATAA
- a CDS encoding TonB-dependent receptor, which yields MTRFKTAIRFASCLIAVSALTPGAFATSDGTLEAVVQAAAGEETDTRTVRQTPGADTITVYSRVPQSLDQVGSAASLFTAEDIELQDLRVLDDVLQRLPGVAVTRSGGFGQNTQVRMRGFTTKHTLILVDGVRMNNPSEFSNQFGISHVMLDMIERVEVLRGPQSGLYGAEAVAGVISITTKRGRGEPDFRLMGGYGTHNTVQAGIGSQGEIGDFGYAASVSFIETDGISIASRAPGNVEDDGYRNTTASFNLDYRPREGLELRSGVRFAQAVNETDNAFLFGDPVLPNFLFQDSEGYIDSDQLIVNAGFTADSLGGRLIHDGQIAYTRLDSLSEAPASASDSVGERREIQYFATWQFDGAGPYLGSESFFLAGVNHTSDSAQFRSLRGAPFAAIDESVDNLGVYANFNWQIAEDLFLSLSGRHDENELFGGVRTGRAAVSWGVPQSLTGEASVRLRASYGTGREAPSLRQLLGQSATFQGNPDLLPEETWMVDAGIDLISPGGGYSLSVTGYIGEADNGIFSVFNPALGVSSPQNIASVVEMDGIEVEAGAQLTDWLDLTLAYTNARSVIAATGVQLFGRPEHEFSFAFTARATERLNLTFDGYARSDFLSDFPSTFEMPGFELFNASVRYQLNDAVTLQGAVKNILDTEYEYKLGDGTYGRTFDVRISVRF from the coding sequence ATGACCCGTTTCAAGACCGCCATTCGTTTCGCCAGCTGCCTCATCGCTGTGAGCGCGCTGACCCCGGGGGCTTTCGCCACCTCCGACGGCACCCTCGAGGCCGTCGTCCAGGCGGCTGCCGGCGAGGAGACGGACACCCGGACCGTGCGCCAGACGCCCGGCGCCGACACCATCACGGTCTACAGCCGGGTGCCCCAGAGCCTAGATCAGGTGGGGTCCGCTGCCAGCCTGTTCACCGCCGAGGATATCGAGTTGCAGGATTTGCGGGTGCTGGACGACGTGCTGCAGCGCCTGCCGGGCGTGGCGGTCACGCGCTCGGGCGGGTTCGGTCAGAACACCCAGGTGCGCATGCGCGGCTTCACCACCAAGCACACCCTGATCCTGGTGGATGGCGTGCGGATGAATAATCCGTCCGAGTTCTCCAACCAGTTCGGCATTTCCCACGTCATGCTGGACATGATCGAGCGGGTTGAAGTGCTGCGCGGTCCGCAATCGGGCCTCTACGGCGCCGAGGCGGTGGCCGGCGTGATCTCCATTACCACTAAGCGCGGGCGCGGCGAGCCGGACTTCCGCCTGATGGGCGGGTATGGCACGCACAACACGGTCCAGGCCGGCATCGGCTCGCAGGGCGAGATTGGCGATTTCGGCTACGCCGCCTCAGTCTCCTTCATCGAAACCGACGGCATCTCCATCGCCAGCCGCGCGCCGGGCAATGTGGAGGATGACGGCTATCGCAATACGACGGCCTCGTTCAATCTCGACTATCGCCCGCGCGAGGGCCTGGAGCTGCGCAGCGGCGTGCGGTTCGCGCAGGCGGTGAATGAGACCGACAACGCTTTCCTGTTCGGCGATCCTGTGCTGCCCAACTTCCTGTTTCAGGATTCAGAGGGCTATATCGACAGCGATCAGCTGATCGTGAATGCGGGCTTTACCGCTGACTCGCTCGGCGGGCGGCTCATCCATGACGGCCAGATCGCCTACACCCGCCTGGACAGCCTGAGCGAGGCGCCCGCCAGCGCGTCCGACAGCGTGGGCGAGCGGCGCGAGATCCAGTACTTCGCCACCTGGCAATTTGATGGCGCCGGCCCGTATCTGGGATCGGAGTCGTTCTTCCTGGCGGGCGTGAACCACACAAGCGACAGCGCCCAGTTCCGCAGCCTGCGCGGCGCGCCGTTCGCGGCGATCGACGAGAGTGTCGATAATCTGGGCGTCTACGCCAATTTCAACTGGCAGATCGCCGAAGATTTGTTCCTTTCCCTGTCCGGGCGCCATGACGAGAACGAGTTGTTCGGCGGCGTGCGCACCGGCCGTGCGGCGGTGTCGTGGGGCGTGCCCCAGAGCCTGACCGGCGAGGCAAGCGTGCGGCTGCGCGCCTCCTATGGCACGGGCCGCGAGGCGCCGAGCCTGCGCCAGCTGCTGGGTCAGTCGGCGACCTTCCAGGGCAATCCCGATCTGCTGCCGGAAGAGACCTGGATGGTGGACGCGGGCATCGACCTCATCTCGCCGGGCGGGGGCTACTCCCTTTCGGTCACCGGTTATATCGGCGAAGCTGACAATGGCATTTTCTCGGTGTTCAATCCGGCGCTCGGCGTCAGCAGCCCGCAGAACATCGCCAGCGTGGTGGAGATGGACGGGATCGAGGTCGAGGCCGGCGCCCAACTGACCGACTGGCTCGATCTGACCCTGGCCTACACCAATGCCCGTTCCGTGATCGCCGCCACCGGCGTGCAGCTGTTCGGCCGGCCTGAGCACGAGTTCAGCTTCGCCTTCACCGCCCGCGCCACCGAACGCCTGAACCTGACCTTTGATGGTTATGCGCGCAGCGATTTCCTGTCAGATTTCCCCTCCACCTTCGAGATGCCGGGGTTTGAGCTGTTCAACGCGTCGGTGCGCTACCAGCTCAATGACGCCGTCACCCTGCAGGGCGCGGTGAAGAATATTCTCGACACCGAGTATGAGTACAAGCTGGGCGACGGGACCTATGGGCGCACGTTTGATGTGCGCATTTCAGTGCGGTTCTAG
- a CDS encoding helix-turn-helix domain-containing protein produces MIEGESYWPRLIKSVRSRENLTQTALAAWLGVDQTTVSRWERGQDAPAFRLRQRIRDLYRQRAAGKQDLVARARVRNALWPASLVGPGAVFIEFNARALSEIGVEASDLRGRSIYGLFGPDVDCVTERWESTGIFQGELAMTVSLNRIEGPTRTAYIKTLDTPHFTWDGDIWCLCEIQRISETEHARLMAEFGGSNFALPFDALHP; encoded by the coding sequence ATGATCGAGGGGGAAAGCTACTGGCCGCGTCTGATCAAGAGCGTGCGTTCGCGCGAGAACCTGACCCAGACCGCACTGGCGGCCTGGCTGGGCGTGGATCAGACGACGGTGTCGCGATGGGAACGCGGCCAAGACGCGCCCGCTTTCAGGCTGCGCCAGCGCATCCGTGACCTCTACCGCCAGCGCGCGGCGGGCAAACAGGACCTGGTGGCGCGCGCCCGGGTGCGCAATGCGCTCTGGCCGGCGTCGCTGGTGGGGCCAGGTGCCGTGTTCATCGAGTTCAACGCCCGCGCCCTGAGCGAGATCGGCGTGGAGGCCAGCGACCTGCGCGGACGCAGCATTTACGGCCTGTTCGGGCCGGATGTGGATTGCGTCACCGAGCGTTGGGAAAGCACCGGCATATTCCAGGGCGAGCTGGCCATGACCGTGTCGCTCAACCGCATCGAGGGCCCCACCCGGACGGCCTATATCAAGACGCTCGACACGCCGCATTTCACTTGGGACGGCGATATCTGGTGCCTGTGCGAGATCCAGCGCATCAGCGAGACCGAGCACGCCCGGCTGATGGCGGAGTTTGGCGGCTCCAATTTCGCCCTGCCCTTCGACGCCTTGCATCCCTGA
- a CDS encoding beta-lactamase family protein, whose product MKKLLLGAAGIVAVAIGAGAIYLNTSTIGRIYLPSGTGITAKQVCSLVFVSGLEPERAQALYTDPLLGPALPLVSVSVDETAREAQASVLGLAWRQRAVYREGLGCTLVHGSGAFDAALSVPARPADSAQIDAAHRDAQFDAAALDAALDAVFTEDGRNTLAALVMHDGAIVAERYANGVTHETALHGWSMTKSLAATMAGVLVQRGLIDIHAPGQVPALAAAGRSDITVDQLLRMTGGLAGYEGNDGTDPTSEMLFTQSDMAMFAATREQIAAPGERWDYQSGNTILAGSALEPYLGDTPAGVIETVRAWLFEPLSMNTAILEADESGTQKWSSYMYASARDWARLGQLYLDDGRAPDGTQIIPAHWTAYVSEPTPGSDGLYGSGFWMYRTGLPDGTFIMNGFQGQYAFIIPSEGLVVVRLGATNGQSDGVVDFARAAVAARRAREPMESAPEADVPAPEQDTPDAP is encoded by the coding sequence ATGAAAAAGCTTCTGTTGGGGGCGGCCGGAATCGTGGCCGTAGCGATCGGCGCGGGCGCGATTTATTTGAACACATCAACGATCGGACGGATTTATCTGCCCAGCGGGACAGGCATCACCGCCAAACAGGTATGTTCCCTCGTCTTCGTGTCCGGCCTTGAGCCGGAGCGGGCGCAGGCGCTGTACACCGATCCGCTGCTGGGCCCTGCCTTGCCGCTGGTCAGCGTGTCGGTGGACGAGACCGCCCGCGAGGCGCAGGCCAGCGTGCTCGGCCTCGCCTGGCGCCAGCGCGCGGTATACCGCGAGGGCCTGGGCTGCACGCTGGTGCATGGATCGGGCGCGTTTGACGCCGCTCTCTCCGTGCCGGCCCGTCCCGCTGATTCGGCGCAGATCGACGCCGCCCATCGCGATGCGCAGTTTGACGCCGCCGCGCTCGACGCCGCCCTGGACGCGGTGTTCACCGAGGATGGCCGCAACACGCTGGCGGCCCTGGTGATGCATGATGGCGCCATTGTCGCCGAGCGCTATGCGAACGGCGTCACCCACGAGACGGCGCTGCATGGCTGGTCGATGACCAAATCGCTGGCGGCCACCATGGCCGGCGTGCTGGTCCAGCGCGGCCTGATCGATATTCACGCGCCCGGTCAGGTTCCGGCGCTGGCCGCCGCCGGGCGGTCGGACATCACTGTGGATCAACTGTTGCGCATGACCGGCGGGCTGGCCGGGTATGAAGGCAATGACGGCACGGACCCGACGTCCGAAATGCTGTTCACCCAAAGCGACATGGCGATGTTCGCCGCCACGCGCGAACAGATCGCCGCGCCGGGCGAGCGCTGGGACTATCAGTCGGGCAATACGATCCTCGCGGGCTCTGCGCTGGAGCCGTATCTGGGTGATACGCCGGCGGGGGTGATCGAAACCGTCCGCGCCTGGCTGTTCGAGCCGCTGTCGATGAACACGGCCATCCTCGAGGCGGACGAATCGGGAACCCAGAAATGGTCGAGCTACATGTATGCCAGCGCCCGCGACTGGGCGCGGCTGGGCCAGCTCTATCTCGATGACGGGCGCGCGCCGGACGGCACACAGATCATCCCCGCCCATTGGACGGCCTATGTGTCCGAGCCGACGCCGGGGTCGGACGGGCTGTACGGATCGGGCTTCTGGATGTACCGAACCGGCTTGCCCGACGGGACCTTCATCATGAACGGGTTTCAGGGCCAGTACGCCTTCATCATCCCGTCTGAAGGCCTGGTGGTGGTGCGCCTGGGGGCCACCAACGGCCAGTCCGACGGCGTGGTTGATTTCGCAAGGGCCGCCGTGGCGGCGCGCCGCGCGCGGGAGCCTATGGAGAGCGCACCAGAGGCTGATGTGCCGGCCCCTGAGCAGGACACGCCCGACGCGCCCTGA
- the bchI gene encoding magnesium chelatase ATPase subunit I, producing the protein MTLSFPFPAIVGQEEMKQALLIACVEPRVGGVLIFGDRGTAKSTAVRALAGLLPEIETYEHCPYNSAPGSDPIGGDAKSRGAVVRKPTPVVDLPLGVTEDRVVGALDIEKALRKGEKAFEPGLLARANRGFLYIDEVNLLEDHIVDLLLDVAATGENVVERDGLSVRHPAKFVLVGSGNPEEGELRPQLLDRFGLSVEVATPRDIEHRIEVVRRRDAFERDPQTFCETWAEAGAELRERISAAQKRVAKIETTDAVLRRASEICMALGADGLRGELTLIRAARAQAALEGSDEISLEHLRAVAPAALRHRLRRDPLDEAGSSARIERGLAEAFAA; encoded by the coding sequence ATGACCCTATCCTTTCCCTTCCCCGCGATCGTCGGGCAGGAGGAGATGAAGCAAGCTCTGCTGATCGCTTGTGTCGAACCCAGAGTGGGCGGTGTCTTGATCTTCGGCGACCGCGGCACGGCCAAATCGACCGCTGTACGCGCGCTGGCCGGTCTGCTGCCCGAGATCGAGACCTATGAGCACTGCCCCTATAACAGCGCGCCGGGCTCTGATCCCATTGGCGGCGACGCAAAATCGCGCGGCGCGGTGGTACGCAAACCCACCCCCGTGGTCGATCTGCCGCTGGGCGTGACCGAGGACCGGGTGGTGGGCGCGCTGGATATCGAAAAGGCGCTGCGCAAGGGCGAGAAGGCCTTCGAGCCCGGCTTGCTGGCACGGGCCAATCGCGGATTTCTGTATATCGACGAGGTCAATCTTTTGGAGGACCATATCGTCGATCTGTTGCTGGACGTAGCGGCCACGGGCGAAAATGTCGTCGAGCGCGACGGGCTGAGCGTGCGCCATCCGGCCAAATTCGTTCTGGTGGGCAGCGGCAATCCGGAAGAAGGCGAGCTGCGCCCGCAATTGCTCGACCGGTTCGGCCTGTCGGTGGAAGTCGCCACACCGCGCGATATCGAACACCGCATCGAGGTGGTGCGCCGCCGCGACGCCTTCGAGCGCGACCCGCAGACATTCTGTGAAACCTGGGCCGAGGCCGGCGCAGAGCTGAGAGAGCGCATCTCTGCGGCTCAGAAGCGCGTGGCCAAAATCGAAACCACTGACGCGGTGCTGCGGCGCGCCTCGGAAATCTGTATGGCGCTGGGCGCTGACGGCCTGCGCGGAGAGCTCACCCTGATCCGGGCTGCGCGCGCACAAGCCGCGCTGGAGGGGTCGGACGAGATATCCCTGGAGCATCTGCGCGCCGTGGCGCCCGCCGCCCTGCGCCACCGCCTGCGCCGCGATCCGCTGGACGAGGCCGGCTCGTCCGCCCGTATCGAACGCGGGCTCGCCGAGGCGTTTGCGGCGTGA